The region CTCCTCTCCCTGGTCCTTCACCCTCTCTGTGCTCTGGGGGTCAGGACTGTGTCTGAGTCACGTTGGAGCAAAGTTCAGCTGAGCCCAGAGCAACTGCATGACACCTGTAACTGTCAATCATGTGACAGGCAccaccacccatccacccaccaaggtatgaggacactgaggctcacccaggtccccagcaggaagcagcagagcGGGGCCTGAACTGGGGGAGTCTGACTCCCAGTCTCCTTCTCTCCCCCAGAGCTCAGCCCTGAGCTGGAGGGAAAGAGCCTCACACCCCGATGGCCTGAGCCCTCCCCTGCTCAGTGACACTGTCACTGCACAGAGGGGACAGAGCCCTGCAGATTCAGGTCCTGGAGGCGTCCCTGGAGGCCCCTCTCCCAGCAGGGCACAGCCAAGGTCAGCCTGAGAGGCACTTGAAGGTCAGGGCCGGgcctctcctctgccctgggagaaactgaggcccagaggggagGGGCTGGTCCCCGTCAGCATCTCCAGAGGGGGCTGCCCCCCTCAGCTCAGCCCTGCCCTGGACCCACCTCCCACCAGAGCCCCTCACTCACCACTCTGGGGTCCTGGGTATGTGGGAGTGAGGGGCTGGTCCTCAgggcctcctggggtgggtgggaggtgAGGGCTGGGCTGCCTGCCCCCCATTCAGCTGGCTGCTCCTCCCCAGGCTGGGCCCAGGGTCACCTCTGCCTGGACCTCACCCTCACGCCTCCCAGCACTGAGCTCTGGGGCCCGGGTTTCCTGACACTGTACACCCCTGAATCTTGTCCTCTGAAAACTTTGAAGAGGAAGCAGAGATCCACTGGGACAGTCAGAAGAGCTAGGTCAGAGTGGGGTGGGGAGTCCTGGGTCCCTGTGAGCTACCAGGCCTTAGGGACCAGCCTTGGGGATGGTAGGGGCAGGGCCACCAGAGGGTCCTGGGAATGAGGAGGACAGGAGGGTGAGGGGTGCAGGCTGCCCCTGGGGACTGTCTCTGCCCATCCTCCTACACCTGCTTGGCCTCCCCAGCACCCTCCTGTGCCCACCTGCACCTTCCTGATTCCAGTGGTGGTGGGTGCACAGGCTGGAGGACCCCGTTGGCCCCTCCTCTCTGAGGGGTGAGTCCCGCTGGCCGACCCTCCCTaggcccctccctcccatcccacCCAGAGCTGTCCTGGGCAGGGCCATGGGGGAATCCTTGAGCTCACAGAGGATGGGGGCAGGGTCACTCACCTGAGACCACCAGGTCCAGGGGGGCACTGGGCCGTGACAGCAGGTAGGGGGATGAGCTGTGAGAGCCATAGCACCTGTAGGTCCCCCCGAGGGCTGGGGTCACAGCTCTCATGGAGAACTCTGCCTGGTACCATGGGGCTCGGTACTCTGCTCTCAGACGCAGGGGGGGATCAGCTGCCCCCTCCTTGCACAGAAGGAAAGTGTCCATCTTGATCTGTGACTGACACAGCAGGGTCACGTTCTCCCCTGAGGACACTGTGGGACCAGGCTGCACTGAGAGGGAAGGTGTGACAGGGAGCTGTCCTagagaggaaggagggtgagGGTGGCCCCAGCTTGTTCTGAGCTGAGACCTCCCAGGGCCTCTCTCTGAGgaccctgtgctctctgtctGTCTCATTGTCTCTGATTCTTCCTGTCCCTGTGTcccctgtccctgtcctctctgtccctccctgtctctctccctcctgagACCCCACATCACCCTGGCCATCACCTCCTGGGGCCCCCCAACAGGGCTGTGCAGAGGCTGGGTCCCTGACTGCACCCTCTGGGCTCCTCACCTGAGACCAGGATGTCCAGGGGGTCACTGGAGGCTGACCACTCAGAGGAGAGGCTGTGTCCACCGTAGCACCTGTACCGACCCCCGTGGGAGCTGCTCTCAGGGCCCAGCAGGAAGTCGGCCTGGGAGAGCCCAGcctggggctgctgggcaggGCTCTGGGGGAGGTCCTGTGCCCCCTCCTTGGACAGAGCGAATCTGTCATAGGTGACATCTGAGTGACACTGGAGGGTCAGGTTCTCTCCAGGGGCCAGGACAGGGCCCTGCTGGGTCAggagggagggcttcctggacacCCCTGGAGGAAGAGGAGCCTGGGCTGAGGGCTGGATCCTGCCAACCCCTCCCTCCCCCCGTCCTGCCTGCAGGTCACCCTCTCACACCTGGGGACTCTGGTCAGGAGTCCCTgattctctcccctttctctcacctGGGGCCATCCTGAGGAAAAGGCCCCCAAGTCCCTGATTGATGTCCCCAACTGTGTCAGGGGAAGATGGAGCCTCCTCACCTGAGACCAGGAGCTCCAGGGGGTCACTGGGCACTGACCACACCTGGGGTTCATGCCTGTAGTAGCCGTAGCATGTGAATGTCCACCTGTGGCTGGGGGTCACGGGGCCCACAGGGAACAGGGCCTGCACCTGCCCACTGGGATCTTGCTGTGAGTCCAGGGTCCAGGTGAGGTGGTGTCCTCCTTCCTTGGTGAGAACAAACCTG is a window of Ictidomys tridecemlineatus isolate mIctTri1 chromosome 15, mIctTri1.hap1, whole genome shotgun sequence DNA encoding:
- the LOC144370684 gene encoding leukocyte immunoglobulin-like receptor subfamily A member 6 isoform X2, with the translated sequence MVHSGLLLCAHLQQEPAPSPEHLQGWETTGPARTRTCAQDRLREPPGGPGKRTSPGLPSPGRGRLRRAPGSVLLHPGPGGTRTGQVTAEGVRGQHCCLSRLQGAQAHPTQSWEQEPGSGRAVPLPVGSYVTPHTGRTRPPSGHTLCVSVLQLCDLLHLDPGTTGGHTMTPTLTALLCLGMSLGPGTRGQAGSYSKPWLSALPSPVVTSGGKVTLQCGSGQGYGRFVLTKEGGHHLTWTLDSQQDPSGQVQALFPVGPVTPSHRWTFTCYGYYRHEPQVWSVPSDPLELLVSGVSRKPSLLTQQGPVLAPGENLTLQCHSDVTYDRFALSKEGAQDLPQSPAQQPQAGLSQADFLLGPESSSHGGRYRCYGGHSLSSEWSASSDPLDILVSGQLPVTPSLSVQPGPTVSSGENVTLLCQSQIKMDTFLLCKEGAADPPLRLRAEYRAPWYQAEFSMRAVTPALGGTYRCYGSHSSSPYLLSRPSAPLDLVVSASPPQDYTVQNLIRMGVAGLVLLVLGILLFQAQDSQRGTRDAARR